From Salmo salar chromosome ssa04, Ssal_v3.1, whole genome shotgun sequence, one genomic window encodes:
- the LOC106603283 gene encoding gap junction delta-2 protein-like, protein MGDWSILGRFLTEVQNHSTVIGKIWLTMLLIFRILLVTLVGDAVYSDEQSKFTCNTLQPGCNNVCYDTFAPVSHLRFWVFQIVLVSTPSIFYIVYVLHKIAKDEKLETEKIQEVPKPPPARESLKHVGVEDGEALEDSNRSFNPCYEKEWGAREGECVEQSLLEEDLREVGKDPTELSSQVLLTYIIHVVLRSIMEIAFLVGQYYLFGFEVPQLFRCETYPCPNRTDCFVSRATEKTIFLNFMFSISLGCFILNIVELHYLGWVYIFRVLCSACSTCCEPERDPVELVDLYHNHNPLLLQLKHSLRGRVVLQTSPPMSQEKSSGVLPTHTPAISFETDSTVECTSKRSPDEKERTKAKLANITKIGRGKKSWL, encoded by the coding sequence ATGGGAGACTGGTCCATTCTTGGTCGCTTCTTAACGGAGGTTCAGAACCACTCCACGGTGATCGGCAAGATATGGCTGACCATGCTCCTCATCTTCCGCATCCTGCTGGTGACCCTGGTGGGGGACGCAGTGTACAGCGATGAGCAATCCAAGTTCACCTGCAACACCCTGCAGCCTGGTTGCAACAACGTCTGCTACGACACCTTCGCCCCCGTCTCACACCTGCGCTTCTGGGTCTTCCAGATAGTGCTCGTCTCCACACCGTCTATCTTCTACATTGTCTATGTGTTGCATAAGATAGCCAAGGATGAGAAGTTAGAGACTGAGAAGATCCAGGAGGTCCCCAAGCCTCCTCCTGCACGTGAAAGTCTTAAACATGTAGGGGTGGAGGATGGGGAAGCCCTAGAGGACAGCAACCGCTCCTTCAACCCCTGCTATGAGAAGGAGTGGGGCGCCCGGGAGGGGGAGTGTGTGGAGCAGAGCCTGCTGGAGGAGGACTTGAGGGAGGTGGGGAAGGATCCCACCGAGCTGTCCAGCCAAGTGCTGCTGACCTACATCATCCACGTGGTGCTGCGCTCCATCATGGAGATAGCCTTCCTAGTGGGCCAGTACTACCTGTTTGGCTTTGAAGTGCCTCAACTGTTCCGCTGTGAGACCTACCCCTGTCCTAACCGGACTGACTGCTTCGTGTCTCGTGCCACGGAGAAGACCATCTTCCTCAACTTCATGTTCAGCATCAGCCTGGGATGCTTCATCCTGAACATTGtggagctgcactacctgggctGGGTCTATATTTTCCGTGTGCTGTGCTCTGCCTGCTCTACATGCTGCGAGCCAGAGAGGGACCCTGTGGAACTTGTGGACCTGTATCACAACCACAACCCTCTGCTACTGCAGCTCAAACACTCCCTACGAGGCAGGGTGGTCCTGCAGACCTCCCCTCCCATGTCCCAGGAGAAGAGCAGTGGTGTGTTGCCCACCCACACCCCAGCCATCTCCTTTGAGACGGACTCCACAGTAGAGTGCACCTCTAAGAGAAGCCCAGATGAGAAAGAACGCACTAAGGCCAAACTGGCCAACATAACTAAAATAGGCAGAGGCAAGAAATCCTGGCTGTGA